Genomic segment of Hirundo rustica isolate bHirRus1 chromosome 6, bHirRus1.pri.v3, whole genome shotgun sequence:
GCATTTCAGTGCTTTTACTAATTCTGACATTGCGGACTGCAAAATAGACCATATGGCCATGCTCACCTCCAGTTCTTGTGGACCTCCTCACGCCACAAAGCTCATGTGGCGCTAGACAGAGCTACATAATACAGGAGATGTGAAGAATTTGGAATCTGGAATGGGACTAGTATGAATTATGCAGTCAACAAATGGGAGTGAGTGAGCTAGAGTgagaataaatatatatatatatatattctacaGTATTTTTGGAAAAGATTTAGTGTGTTTGAGAGTTCTGGAGTTCATTTCCCCTAGCTAATTACAGAATTGGAATCTTCCTTAATAACTCATTAAAGATGAATGGAAGTGGTaacagaatacattttttttctttcatacttAGCAATGGAAACATGAATGTATAAACTCATCAGGCTTTAAGGGGAACATATGCATATGGGGTAGTGCTACAGCCACATCAATGCAGTTCATCTACTAAATGCCCTCTTAGCAGGTCACAGTTAGTTATTATGTCATAAGCATAATAGATATATCACTGTGTTCACACCAGCAGTTAAATATCATTCTTTGTTATTAAGTGCCATAGCTACATAATAATGTCACTGGAAATTATTATTACAGTAGACAGGGATGTGCATGACCCCTGCTGGGTTGTCTTTTCCAAACTGTGTACGTGAAGTTTATAATCTACAAAGTCCTTTTGAGAGATGAATAATTAAATTCTTATGATCATGTAATTTGTTACAATAAGGCAGAAATTCTTATTTTCACTTCCTATCCTATTCGCTGGAAAAGTAACAAAAGCATGTTTGATTCCACCTGGCCTTTTTACTTCTTGTTGCAAGTTGTTTGACTGAATGCAGAGAAATTCATGAGAAATCACCTCACACTGTTGAAATGAGACAGTTTTCATTGACTTCGAGACAGTCTTATTTCTAAAACTAAGGTATTTTCTTAAAGAATAACATAACTCTTTAGTGAGAAAATACTTTGTCTAAACACAAGTTATATGTGAAATGTAAGGCTGCCTTATTTGATAaactatatatttatatacatattatACCATAATATaccacatatatatttatataatatagaTATTGTTTCATGGAGCCTGTAAAGACAAAAAGAGGATTTAACGCAAATTTTTTGAGGCAAACTGCCAAGTGACAGCAATTTTCACTTGTTTAAAATACCTGTTTACATttgattatttaaattattacatGTATCTTAGCAGAACACTGAAAGATGGGGAGTAAGTCTTGACTTTACCCACAACAAATTCAGCAGAAGGACATCTGGATCCAGTAGAGATGCTAGTTGTGGTCAGATGGCAGGAGAGAGCTCACAGGCATCACATGTACTCATGTGTATTGTACAGCCTGACAACAGCCAACTGGTGTAGATTCTGCAAGGCTGCAGCAAGCTAAAAGGTGAAGCTATGCAAACAGGAAGTGCTGCCAGAACACTGATCTTCGTTTCTTGCTCCTTGTCTATAGTTTCCAGCCACAAACAAATCTGTATCATGCAATAAACCACATGATAAATGGAGGTGCACATCAGCAGCCCTCCTTTACAACAGCAGAAAAGATAGCTGCTTCTGATATTATGTACTGTCTCCAGGTTTTGTTGCATAAGAGCTAGCCAGATCTATTTCCAGACATTTTCCTGTATCCCCTCTGGGGAAGAGAAATTTACTGTCCTTATGCTCTACACACTTTAGTGTGACACGATCATTTTACTTGCCCCCTTCGAAGCAAAGAGGATCTCTTTACTGTGCCATCCATCTACCTCTGGGAAGTAAAATATGGCTCTTAGTAAGATCTGGATACTGTATCCCTCAACAAGACTACTTCTAATGAAAATACACCCCCCTTAGGCCCAAGCAGTAGCAAAGTATGTGCTGATATATGGATGACATGCTTCCCAGTTAGCTGCAAAAAGAATAGGTGTAATTTACTTTATAAAAGTGCAAAAGGAATCTACCCTAAAAGAGAAAAGTGGTTTTATTAATTCAGCACTTCTCACACAGCTCCTTAGTAAAAAAGTATGTGTTATTCTAAGATAGATACAGTTacataatgaaattaaaaaaaaccccaatggcTCTTGCTAAAATACAATTAAAGCAAACGACTGTTTTTTCAAGGGCTAAGATCCTACAGGAAAAAGACTAAGGAATGACTACACCTAAATAAGGCTTTAACTATTGAAAGCAATGGCTACATTAGAGCTTACACATCAATCAGTTCTAACATTCACATTTGTGTAATAAATCTTTCTTTATATGTAGAAGTTTAGTTGCCTCACATGTGAACTGGTACCAGCTCTTGTGTGGGAGTTGCTAATCCTCTCTTTCAAGAAAGGACTTCTCCAGAAAAAGCTCCATGAAGAGTGATTTCTTATTTATCTAAATGTAAGAACTagaaagaacaataaaaaaccagagaaacagagGAAGAGCTGTTTTCTGGAGATCCAGCAGATCTgttatttttcagatattttgcaGGACATTCAGGGGCAGCAATAGGAAAGGAGAGCAGGTATACAGGCTGATCAAGTAGATGTACAGCCACTGCCTCTATTTTCAGCTGGCAAAGCCTTCAGCTTTAGCAGTACAGTGTTTTCATCTTTCTGTGCAGCACAAGTTCCTCCGATGAGACTGGACTGCCCAGGGCACTGGTGGCTAACCTATTGTTTCTAAACTGGTTTGCCAGTTTGCTGGTTCATATATCGCCTAGGAAATTAAAGTCATGGCCTGTGTGAAATGAGCCGGTAATAGCTATCAATTACCTGGTAGAGAGGCCAGCCCAGACGGCTCAAATCATGCCCTTGGCTGACAGCTAAAAGGAGACCCAAGAGAGCAAAGGCTTTCGTGGACTGATCTGCATTCTCCTCCTCAGGGACAGAGTCCTAGATTTGAAGAATAACATGAAAATTTTGAGGTTTCCACATTATTCCTTCTATTTATAAAGTTTAGCTTCTATTTGGCCGTAATAAATGAACtcaattttaaaagagaaaacaaagtgaaCCTGTAGGATTGCAGTGGAATATTAGGGAAAGCCTTGTAAGCATTCCCCAGTAAGATGGCAATAGTAAAGCTGTAGCAAACTCACTTCTCTCTCAAACCTATCAACCAGATTTGAGGAAAATGCCTCAAGATACTAACTTGATAGGTATGTGCAGAAGCATAGCTTTTGTACATTACCAAGAAAAATGGGGGCTCAAGGAGCAATTAATTCAGTTTGGGCACATTTAAAGCCAGATCCAGTGAAGAACTAGGGATGTGAATAGCAGATGATAAAGCTTCCTGATGTGGAATGCATTGCATCTTTCTGGCTTAAAATGCAGGCATGCAGTAAGAATCTCCATGTGCTGACCCACACGGGCAGATGGCCTGATACCGCTGCCCTGGTGCACCATGGAGAAGAACGACTGCAGGAGTTACAattccagcaggcagcagagctctgaatACAGAGCTGCTACAACAACGTATACTTTGGTGGCTATTAGTGTCTCGATACCTTGATTAACCAGAAATCCCATTTAATCTAGAATTAAACCAACAAGTTCTTGTTTTGTTATGCAAACCTATTTTCCATAAAACCAAGTCTACTGGCGCCCAAATGGACTGCAATTACTGCGAAACCTTATGTTTTAAAAACTCCAGAttggttatttattttttcactttttttctccttctccacaCTGCCCACTCCTTGGTATACAAATACCAGAAATTTGTATCGTGTTTTATTCACAAAACAAAGACATTGACACGGGTTTTTCCAAAGTAaaacctggaaaacaaaatgcacaTATATGCTAGCAGTTTCATGCCCCACAAGATACCTGCAAAGAGACTCAGATGCATGCTGTATTTGAATGTACACATCAGGCAACAGCACACAGAAATAACAGTAAGGAGTATAGAAATGAGGCAACATGGGGACTACATTTGGAGGAACAGTTGCAGCGGATCAGTGAAACTCATTCAAGAACAACTACTGAAGTCAACGCAGGCATCCGATGTATGATGCATTTAGGCCAGCCTGCTGGAGAACCGTAAGCTGAGTCAGTTTTTGTGACTCTTAAATTGCCCCCTGTATCGGGAGCTACAGGGCTGATCATACAGCCTCATCTAACCAAGAAACCTCTTCCTTCAAGGAAGAGATAGCTGAAGCTGGACCGCGGTTCTCCAGAAAGCACTGTGCAACAAGCTGGCAAGACGGGCCCGGGCATCTCGGGGACACGGGCCTGACACTGTGCCCGTCACCCTGGTCCGACAGCTGCGGCTTCTGGGCTTCGCCACCCTCCGGCCCCTCCGACAGCGGAGAAGGCACCGTCCCACCCCGCGGCTGGACAACGCCCGCCGGGCTGGGCGAGCGCTTCCTGGCGGCGCCGGGAGCTGCTTGACCTGGGCCCTCCAACAAACGGAGGATGCCGAGGTCAGCCACGGCTCCCCACACGTTTCCTCCGGCAGGTCCGGGGGAGGGCCGTGGGAGCGGGACCGGCGCTGACGAGGGACGGCGCGGGCAGCAGAGGCCAGCCCAAGCCGGGGCCGAACGCCACCACAGCCGCAGCCCGTGTCCCTCGGCCCGGCGCGTCCCGCAGCCGGCATGAGGCGGGTCGAGCCCTGgtgcctgctcctggctgcGGCCTGCGCCCTGGGCCGGAtcccgccgcccccgcgggcCATCGtgcgctgcccgcccgccggCGCCTGCTTCAGCGCCCATCTCGCCAACGTCTCGTACGCCGAGGCCCGCGGCGCCtgcggccggcggcggggcagcCTCGCCTGGGTCAGCGGCGAGCCGGAGCtgcggctgctgctggggctgctggcaaAGGCGGCGGTGTCCGCGCCCGCGCTGTTCTGGGTCGGGCTGAAGAGGAACGTCTCCGCCTGCACCCACGGGGAGCAGCCGCTCCGCGGCTTCTCCTGGGAGGGCGTCGAGGATGGGACGGCCCCGCAGGAGGTGCCGGCGGCGCTCGGCCggtggctgcaggagccccTGCGGTCCTGCCTCACCGCCCGCTGCGCTGGGCTGCACCTGGCGGCTGGCACCGGGGACGgccccagctggggctggaaggagcaggtCTGCCAGCTGAAAAGCCCGGGGTACCTCTGCAAGTACCAGTATGAGGGTGCCTGCCCCGACCTCAGTCCCGCGGGAGCCCTCGACCTCGATTACCGGCTCCCTTTCGAGGAGCGCAGCGGCGGGCCCGGCTTCAGCCCGCCGGGCACCGTGCTGACGGTGGCGTGCCCCGGCGGGGAGGTGCGGCTCACCTGCCAGGCCGAGCCGGGCGGCTTCGCCTGGAAGGCGGCAGAGaagcccctctgcccctgccccttcGGCAGCAGGAGCTCCGACAGCGGGCGGTGCGCCGAGGCCGCCGGGTGCCGCGATGCCGCCGGCGGTTTCGCCTGTGCCTGCACCCCGGGCGGCGCGGACGGAGCTCCCTGCCCGGGCACGGAGCCGGGCCCCACCGCTGCAGGCGGCCCCGCGGAGCCGTCGCGGCCCGGGGAGGAGGGGCGGCGTCCTTCCACTCCGACACCCGGCGGTTCCGCGGAGCCCCCCGCCACcaccgcggccgccgccggcgGAGAGAAGACGGCTGCTCCCCcgccctcctcctcttccaacTACGTTTTCATCCTGGTGACGGTCGCGGTGGTGGTGCTAGTCATGCTGGTCATGACCGTCCTGGGGGTGTTCAACATCTGCTTTAACAAGAAATCCGAGGGCCGTGGGGACAAGGAGCCGCCGGAGACCGGCAGCAAGGCGGAGGCAGGCTCCGCGGAGCCCAGCGGAGCAGCGGGTGGTGAATAGCCCCGGACCGCCGAGGCCGCGTCCCTCGCGGCTGCCCTGAGCGGCAGCTCCCACCCGGGCCAGCGCTCGGAGCCGCgtccctcctgcccccagccctgctgccgcAGGAGCCGCGGGACTTGACTGGACAGGGCTTGCACATCATCAGAAGCAGGAGCGGGTAGCGACGTTCTTTTGAGGGGTTTGAAGTCTGGACAGTCAAGAGCTTTTGTCGATCTGAAAAACAGTTATTTCGGTGCTGATTTCACTGAAATATAAATAGATCAGCCTGGCCGACAAAGCGATTGCAGCTGCAACAATTGTGCATTTTTATCCTCTCAGAAACTGTTCGTCGGGTGCTTTCTTTGAAGCAAGCATAAAGTGGACCACTTTGAGCACTTGTATCTTGTAATTTCGAAGTCACTCCTTGCCTGAGTGGTACTTGGAGGCTCTCGTTTTTAATCTAATTGCTGGAACTTTTGGAGAGGTGAACTGCCATAATTTTGGATGAAACTGCAATCCATATGCTTTCACACTGACATTCTTACAAAATGAAAGAGCATTTCTATACTTAGAAAATCATTAAACTGCTGAGGAAGTGAGAGGTTAATGGGGAGTCAGTTTTATACTTCAgctgatgaagaaaaataaaggattatATAAATCACTGCCCTGTTTGTTACTTCATACTCATTTTTATTGTAACAAAGAAtaaatttttcagttatttttctcctaagtTGTGTTGTTACAAAACTTGCTTTCTGTATGCAATATGCGGCTCCCTTAGAACCAGACAAGGTGCTGACACACCACACTGTGAGAGGAGTTAACATGAGTCTAAATACATCATGTAAATCTCATTCTCTTTAGGCAGATATATTGTTTTCCATGGAGTCCCTTGAGAGTAAGGGAAGATTCACCATTTGTGCCCTTTTCTAAATGAGGTAAACACTTCCTCTGTGATTTCCCTTGGGAATTTCTGTAGAGGAGTTTTCATCCTGGCTGCAGAACTTGCTTTCTGTGCAGTTCAGAGTGCTGATGCTcacttattattattattattatggtgTTGGTTTTCAATTAAAGTTGtaatattaaatattgattCAAGGTTTTCTGTGTGCACTTATACACAGCTAACTGGTCTCATCCAAGCTttttggggtgcagggaaaatagggaaatattttcttcccttaagAGAACTTTAAGCTCTGAAATGTCTCTTTAAATACACTTGCttattcatttgttttcctctcttgaGAGCTGACATTCTGACTACTGCTTTAATTTTAACACTTTCCTGTTGAATTTGAAGAATTCAAAAAAATGTGCGTTAATATCACCTATTTTTTCTTGCAAGCAAAGACTTGATAAATATGGTGTAAACCTCTGCTAAGCACAAAGAATTACGTAGTataagttttccttttttccctctctctccctttaaTGGTGATAAGCAGTTGCTGTCTGGGAAAGTCTTTTGCTTTCGGCAAAGAGGTCACTGATATTTGTGAGCCATCAGAGTGACTGTAGCCATAAATTCCCTTGTATCATGACAGGAATTAAATCCGGCTAGGTGAGAATGGTACTCATTTCAAGGTGACTCATAATCTGCATACTTTTCTAATCTGTTTATCTGacatttgtatttcagaagGTGGGCATTTTTCATCTTGGGCAGGAGGCTTGATTCTACGTTCAGATGTGCACAGATTTGGAAAATGACTTAGCCATTAATGCCTTATTTCTTAATAATACTCCTGTTGCTGTCACTGtaagtaatttcttttatgGGATGCTATATGTGGAACTCACTTCTTCTGTCAGGGGCTGTATAAGCAAACAGCAACGCAGATGAACGAGAGcctctttaaattattttttctatgttttagtttttcttacATATCAGGTAGTTGAATGCTTGATGGGACTGtccagctgtgtttttctaaactCTAGAAACTCTCATTCTCTGTTTCTGGAGTCTTACCAAGCACACAATTAAGTGCTGAGTTCAACACCTGACTACTTATTTTGGCATCTCTCAGTATGTGACTCAGACTATTTAGTTAAAATGTACGAGTACATGCCCTTGAAAACTCTTCACCTGTCCCATAATTCCCATTTTGCTCTTCCTGTGAAATCATGTTTTGATTTGAGGGTTCTTTTTCTCACACAATTCAGGATCATTAGACATTTGTCTAGGTGACTACACAAGGGTTCCACTATGTTCCCTCTGGCTTATAATTTGACTCATTTGAAACCAGACTATTTTATATCTAAGGATGGGATCCATCTTATCATGTGTAGACATCTCCAACAGTTCATCTAGATTTTTTACTCACCTAGACTCCCTTACTGCCTATAGAGAGAAATATATGCTAGCAATTAATCTCATTTTAGACTAGATGCTGAAAACAGGACCAATGAATTACATCCTGAAAGTGCCCTTTCTCTGCATTGACTGTAAAGAAGGCATATGGAGgctatttatatttaaatgcctgtaaaatacacttttaaaattaaatcagaaaaatcagCTGACTTTAGTCTCCAGCTGTGCAAGTCACTTTTCTAAAAGCAAGCTCATGGTGCATTCTCTCTTTTCAAGGCATGGCTAAATGGTCataattttattattgcttttattGTTTTACATGTTAGAGATTCTTGTTTAGTATATCTGGGGTTCTTTACCTTATTTTTTGCAGACAGTAGAATACAAAACAAATAGCATTTGGATTTGTTTGGAACCAGAGCAGGTTTGAAGTGCATGAATTTCTCTTTCTCAAATGGTTCAGACCAAAAAGAAGATGGTTTGGGAGAAAGGACTGATCATTTTTGCTTTCGACTCTGGGTGAAATTTGGTCTTTAGTGAGTAAGAAACCAACACATGTATGTCATGCAGCCATTGGTTCATATCACAACCATGATTCACTGGTCTGCAAGGCAGATTCAGAGCAGGGTTTGCTCTTTACATCCACAGAAGGAGAATAAGTACGATCATAATGAGTACAAGTACTGAGATAATAAAAATGtctggttatttttttaaaaattattatataacACCATATAAAAACCACAATCAAATGCAAGTATTTTTACAAAACATGGCAAGGATAGAGACAAATCTTTACTTTTCTCTCATGTTATAGACATGTCCATTGACTAAACATTATATAAGAATATATAATTTTCCAACTGTTTTTCCAGCATTagaaaaaattttatttcatcccATATTAAAACCATATAAATCACATACAAACTTTATATTTGGGAGTTTTACAGTGCTTACATTTGTAATGAAATTGTGATAGCAAGAAACCATCAGTCTACATTTGAAAATGGTGATTCCTGTGAAGAATAGGAATGTCCAGATTTCTTGTCTGTCACTATTACCAAAAAGTGTCCCATGTTGCCAATTTTAGGTTTACTTAATTCCTACAAAGATAGTTTGACTGGTAGGCGTATCATTTGTCAGCTGCACGTTTTATTTATGAAG
This window contains:
- the CLEC14A gene encoding C-type lectin domain family 14 member A; translation: MRRVEPWCLLLAAACALGRIPPPPRAIVRCPPAGACFSAHLANVSYAEARGACGRRRGSLAWVSGEPELRLLLGLLAKAAVSAPALFWVGLKRNVSACTHGEQPLRGFSWEGVEDGTAPQEVPAALGRWLQEPLRSCLTARCAGLHLAAGTGDGPSWGWKEQVCQLKSPGYLCKYQYEGACPDLSPAGALDLDYRLPFEERSGGPGFSPPGTVLTVACPGGEVRLTCQAEPGGFAWKAAEKPLCPCPFGSRSSDSGRCAEAAGCRDAAGGFACACTPGGADGAPCPGTEPGPTAAGGPAEPSRPGEEGRRPSTPTPGGSAEPPATTAAAAGGEKTAAPPPSSSSNYVFILVTVAVVVLVMLVMTVLGVFNICFNKKSEGRGDKEPPETGSKAEAGSAEPSGAAGGE